Below is a genomic region from Ziziphus jujuba cultivar Dongzao chromosome 7, ASM3175591v1.
tatatacactgttTTCGTTTTTTGCAATAAATTGAAGGCACCTGGTGCAAGCACGAGTAGATCTGAAAATGCTGCTGGTCAAGGTAAAAGTATCTTtcattgcttatttatttataaattttgcttcttcttttttttttttttttttttttatgtttttgaggAAAATGGTGGTGATAGAATGTATGTATGGGTTATTATCTGTGGTGTTTGGGCTTTAAGGGACTCCAACAACACGGAAGAAGCGTCGCAGCAGACCAGGAACTGTTGCTCTTCGGGAGATTCGATATTTTCAGAAGTCTTTCAAGATGCTACTGCCTCATGCTCCATTCTTCAGAACGGTgagcttattattattacagcATCAGATACACCGAATTATATGTATGCCACACAAAGAAACGCACCCACTCACAGACGTATTGGAACTTTGTCAGTTTATAAATTATTCTAAAATGTTAgcctaatattttatatatgttgaaTTATTCTAAAATGTTAGTAGGCCTCTAAAACTGAACATTATAGATCCCAACTGCATGTATTGTATTATTTGGGTTACCAGTGTTATGCAACTCCATTGTTTTAGATGGTTGAGAATTGAGAACAGGATGCCTATGCTATGTAGCCTATGTTTATGTTCTGCTCATATAAATGGCAACGCCATCAATTTACAATGATTTCATTATTCTAGAAAATCTGCAAGTTATTTTTAGAATCAACTTTAGGCCGTAATTCAAAACCATGTCAATTTTCTGTACAGAAACAAATAAGTGTTGCTTTGTCACTAAAATAAGTctcttctcatttttttttcccccttttttttcagTAGCTAGTGTTCTCTCTTCAATTCTATGCGAGTGAAATTGTTCTAATGGGCCTTCTAATTCATTGTAGGTAAGAGAGATTAGCTACCAACTTTCTCCACAAGTTACGCGTTGGACACCAGAAGCTTTGATGGCACTTCAAGAGGTGAGTATACACTTCTTGTTTGCTGGCTAGTGTATCTGTTTAAATCTAACCTGCTTGTGCTTACAGATATTATTTACTGTCATCATTGGGTCTTGTTTCTGAAGCCCTTTTTCGTTATACTAATCATATCATGGGCCATGAAGTCTTTCTTAATATTCCTATTGGATATTTCATTTGCAGTTAAAATGAGTAGGCATAAAAGCATTACTCTTTAACATTTTCTTCAATATTGCAGGCAGCAGAGGATTTTTTGGTTCATTTATTTGAAGATTCAATGCTATGTGCAATTCATGCAAAGCGTGTCACACTTAGTAAGTTGAATTTGATATGTAATATAAACTTAATTTCACTTTATTCTCTAGAATTTAATTCACTTTAGATACTATGTTTTATTTACAAGTCATAAATTGATGCTTTGGTAGCATATAATTGAAACCATGAAAGAAGTTTTGTTGTTAAAATGTTTTGAGAAGTGCGGAGCACATTTATTCGTTAGTTTGTGGGTGCTACCCTCTATTTTTCTTCAGTTATCTGCCTTTTATTAATTCCTTTTAAGTGATGCTTCTTTGGGCCTAGGCTAGATAGATTACCCATATGTTTTGTGGCTTGCCTTCCTGTTTATATTCATGGTGCTCACTTTGCTAAGCTATGAACATTTGACTTTGGGAATCTGTAGTTGTAGGAATATCTTATATCTTTCATCTTCTTAGTAATTTGTTAATCATTTGTACAGTGCtcaaatatgtatatgttttgattaaaaagaaaaaaaagaaactcttaattattttgctttccATCCAAA
It encodes:
- the LOC107423642 gene encoding histone H3-like centromeric protein CENH3; amino-acid sequence: MARTKHLAERKLRRPSGGVSTPSPRKKSAPGASTSRSENAAGQGTPTTRKKRRSRPGTVALREIRYFQKSFKMLLPHAPFFRTVREISYQLSPQVTRWTPEALMALQEAAEDFLVHLFEDSMLCAIHAKRVTLMRKDFELARRLGGKGRPW